A stretch of the Amycolatopsis sp. BJA-103 genome encodes the following:
- a CDS encoding type IV toxin-antitoxin system AbiEi family antitoxin domain-containing protein, which produces MKTSGALELLGAFTSAQWGMVTSRQAKEVGVDGVTLHRLEQAGHLDRIRHGVYAATIAVVAEAREEQAAWLMLDVAKPAWKRTPLDPDGGVVSHESAARLHRLGELVNDRIVLTTPRRRTSRDPDVRFRTAALTADDVTSIDGLPVTTALRTIRDLLEQHLDGSHVATIIREAVEANLVRLDVLAEHIGPHALRYGLRRSGDGEALLELLLAKVGTTVTRLAHRPAPPRSAAVTGRALELAEQEIQP; this is translated from the coding sequence ATGAAGACGAGTGGCGCGCTTGAGTTGCTCGGCGCGTTCACCAGCGCCCAGTGGGGCATGGTCACCTCTCGGCAGGCCAAAGAAGTCGGCGTCGACGGTGTCACGCTGCATCGCCTGGAGCAGGCGGGCCACCTCGACCGGATCCGTCACGGCGTCTACGCGGCCACTATCGCCGTCGTTGCCGAAGCCCGGGAGGAACAAGCCGCCTGGCTGATGCTCGACGTCGCCAAGCCCGCTTGGAAGCGAACGCCTCTCGATCCGGACGGAGGGGTCGTCTCTCACGAGTCCGCCGCCCGTTTGCATCGGCTCGGCGAACTCGTCAACGACCGGATAGTCCTGACGACACCACGCCGCCGCACCAGCCGAGACCCGGACGTACGGTTCAGGACCGCCGCGCTGACCGCCGACGATGTCACGTCGATCGACGGGCTCCCCGTCACCACCGCGCTGCGCACTATCCGCGACCTGCTGGAACAGCACCTCGACGGCAGTCATGTCGCCACCATCATCCGTGAAGCCGTGGAAGCGAACTTGGTTCGCTTGGACGTACTCGCGGAGCACATCGGTCCCCACGCCTTGCGTTACGGCCTCCGCCGTTCCGGCGACGGCGAAGCGTTGCTCGAACTGCTGCTCGCCAAGGTCGGCACCACGGTCACGAGACTCGCCCACCGCCCCGCTCCTCCTCGCTCCGCCGCGGTCACCGGACGCGCACTAGAACTTGCGGAGCAGGAAATCCAGCCCTGA
- a CDS encoding nucleotidyl transferase AbiEii/AbiGii toxin family protein produces the protein MPSQRPSTPRGYLDSQKSRAKNSASKTGVPAGELLQLHFHRRLIARVFHGDDASNWVLKGGQALLARWPAARYSTDVDLLSTEDTTAAAVEALKTAAALRLDDAIWFSHLSTSEQTHIERPTRKVVFMAMFENASLRYRVPVDVVTSGLTPRGIITTEPLKPPFASECTSWPKVRMFPIEDHVAEKICALYERHTARLHPSTRYKDLVDLALFALKAPISGETMHEILHDEITRRRRRGLRLEVPDGFEAPDPRSWTGGYRKAAQDVRELPDELRTLKGVHVLADAFITPLLQAEPPAGRWCPEERTWR, from the coding sequence ATGCCATCGCAGCGTCCGAGTACACCGCGCGGTTATCTCGACTCCCAGAAGAGCCGGGCGAAGAACAGCGCGTCGAAGACCGGTGTCCCGGCCGGCGAACTGCTCCAGCTGCATTTTCACCGGCGGCTGATCGCGCGGGTGTTCCACGGAGACGACGCCTCGAACTGGGTGCTCAAAGGCGGGCAAGCACTGCTCGCGCGCTGGCCTGCCGCGCGCTACTCCACCGACGTCGATCTCTTGTCCACAGAGGACACCACCGCCGCCGCGGTCGAAGCGCTCAAGACGGCTGCCGCGCTCCGTCTCGACGACGCCATCTGGTTCTCCCACCTCAGTACCTCCGAACAGACCCATATCGAACGCCCGACCCGCAAGGTGGTGTTCATGGCGATGTTCGAGAACGCGAGCCTCAGGTACCGGGTCCCCGTCGACGTCGTCACCTCCGGGCTCACGCCACGCGGAATCATCACCACCGAGCCGCTGAAACCACCGTTCGCGAGTGAGTGCACCTCTTGGCCGAAGGTGCGGATGTTCCCGATCGAAGACCACGTCGCGGAGAAGATCTGCGCGTTGTACGAGCGCCACACGGCCAGGCTGCATCCGTCCACGCGCTACAAGGATCTCGTGGATCTCGCACTCTTCGCTTTGAAGGCACCGATTTCGGGCGAGACGATGCACGAGATCCTGCACGACGAGATCACCCGCCGCCGGAGACGTGGGCTGAGGCTGGAGGTGCCCGACGGATTCGAGGCGCCGGATCCTCGTTCCTGGACCGGTGGCTACCGCAAGGCCGCTCAAGATGTCCGTGAACTCCCCGATGAGCTTCGGACGCTCAAAGGCGTACACGTTCTCGCGGACGCCTTCATCACCCCGCTGCTCCAGGCCGAGCCTCCAGCAGGGCGATGGTGCCCCGAGGAACGAACCTGGCGGTGA
- a CDS encoding ABC transporter ATP-binding protein produces MKVRGLRKEYPGHTAVGGIDLDIEQGEVFALLGPNGAGKTTTVEILEGHRKRTDGEVDVLGEDPGTAGRAWRARLGIVLQTANDAAELTVAETVRHYARYYPNPRDAGEVIEKVGLTEKAGARVKSLSGGQRRRVDVALGIIGRPELVFLDEPTTGFDPAARRQFWDLIRSLAHEGTTILLTTHYLDEAEALADRVAVITRGAIVAEGTPQTLGGRATAEATVRWADENGTHQERTHYPAKLVRELSANGREPSELTVHRPTLEETYLDLIGEAR; encoded by the coding sequence GTGAAAGTGCGCGGCCTGCGCAAGGAGTATCCGGGCCACACGGCCGTCGGGGGTATCGACCTCGACATCGAGCAGGGTGAGGTCTTCGCCCTGCTCGGCCCCAACGGCGCGGGCAAGACGACGACGGTCGAGATCCTGGAGGGGCACCGGAAGCGGACGGACGGCGAGGTCGACGTCCTCGGCGAGGATCCCGGCACTGCGGGCCGGGCATGGCGGGCGCGGCTGGGGATCGTGCTGCAGACGGCCAACGACGCCGCCGAGCTCACCGTCGCCGAGACCGTCCGGCACTACGCCCGCTACTACCCGAATCCCCGTGACGCCGGCGAAGTGATCGAGAAGGTCGGCCTGACCGAGAAGGCGGGCGCCCGTGTGAAGAGCCTTTCGGGCGGGCAACGGCGCCGCGTGGACGTCGCGCTCGGGATCATCGGGCGGCCCGAGCTGGTGTTCCTGGACGAGCCCACCACCGGTTTCGACCCGGCGGCCCGGCGTCAGTTCTGGGATCTGATCAGGAGTCTCGCCCACGAAGGCACCACGATCCTGCTCACCACCCACTATCTCGACGAGGCCGAGGCGCTGGCCGATCGCGTCGCGGTCATCACGCGCGGCGCGATCGTCGCGGAGGGGACGCCGCAGACGCTGGGCGGCCGCGCGACCGCGGAGGCCACCGTCCGCTGGGCCGACGAGAACGGCACACACCAGGAGCGCACGCACTACCCGGCCAAGCTCGTCCGCGAGCTGTCCGCGAACGGCCGCGAGCCGTCGGAGCTGACCGTGCACCGGCCCACCCTCGAAGAGACCTACCTCGATCTGATCGGAGAAGCCCGATGA
- a CDS encoding ABC transporter permease: MTTLTHQGKLPGTWSLGLLRGTAELRQFFRIREQVIFTFAFPSLLMILLGSMLNSSMPGMAITTGQVLAAGMIGSGIVSTSFNSIGINLASDRELGALKRLRGTPMPAASYFIGKIILVGFTSIAQVVLMSIVGSLLFDLEMPTDPMKLLTAVWVFLLGITSCTLLGIALSSVTKTVSGAVAVTNLIYIALQFVSGVFVTPITNLPKVMVDIASFFPVKWICQGFRSVFLPAEAATQEMAGTWELPMVALVLTAWCVAGLLLATLTFRWSNEGK, encoded by the coding sequence ATGACGACGCTGACCCACCAGGGCAAACTCCCCGGCACCTGGTCCCTCGGCCTCCTCCGGGGCACCGCCGAACTCCGTCAGTTCTTCCGCATCCGGGAACAGGTGATCTTCACCTTCGCCTTCCCGTCCCTGTTGATGATCCTGCTCGGCTCGATGCTGAACTCCTCGATGCCCGGCATGGCGATCACCACCGGCCAGGTGCTGGCGGCGGGCATGATCGGCTCCGGCATCGTCTCGACGTCGTTCAACAGCATCGGGATCAACCTCGCGTCCGATCGCGAGCTCGGCGCGCTGAAACGGCTGCGCGGAACGCCGATGCCCGCCGCGTCCTACTTCATCGGCAAGATCATCCTGGTCGGTTTCACCAGCATCGCCCAGGTGGTGCTGATGTCGATCGTCGGCAGCCTGCTGTTCGACCTGGAAATGCCCACCGACCCGATGAAGCTGCTGACCGCGGTCTGGGTCTTCCTGCTCGGCATCACCAGCTGCACGCTGCTGGGCATCGCGCTCAGTTCGGTGACCAAAACGGTCAGTGGCGCGGTCGCGGTGACCAACCTGATCTACATCGCGCTGCAGTTCGTCTCCGGGGTGTTCGTCACGCCGATCACCAACCTGCCGAAGGTTATGGTCGACATCGCTTCGTTCTTCCCGGTGAAGTGGATCTGCCAGGGCTTCCGCTCGGTGTTCCTGCCGGCCGAAGCCGCGACACAGGAAATGGCGGGGACATGGGAACTTCCGATGGTGGCACTGGTGCTGACGGCGTGGTGCGTCGCGGGGCTGCTGCTGGCGACGCTGACGTTCCGCTGGTCGAACGAAGGCAAGTGA
- a CDS encoding sensor histidine kinase codes for MNAWERSFWLWEVLFSITYVATTGLVLFEDGETVNKVIAVLCLGGIGVVYLVRGRRLVTGPDYEYTPWLFVTTMMALLVGAVFAAGNSSFILFLVCPLLYMTLPTKTASILTTAAVLLTPLSLLVRGGIDEQPVLLPMTAILVIFSLLAGRYTTQIIEQSKARAVLIEKLEASQAEVSRLSREAGTAAERERMAREIHDTLAQGFTSIVTLTQAIESEMDTDPKAARRHLELAARTARENLTEARAMVAAQGPSALASDSLEEALRRQVERLTEEAGIEAAIEIDGPLPALPMATEVVLLRGAQEALSNIRKHSRATRVSLRLSVVEGRVRLGVTDDGAGFDPAEPTGGFGLAGMRARADQVGGIVALKSEPGAGTTLELEVPA; via the coding sequence GTGAACGCCTGGGAGCGGTCCTTCTGGCTCTGGGAAGTCCTCTTCTCGATCACCTACGTCGCGACGACGGGCCTGGTGCTCTTCGAAGACGGCGAAACCGTCAACAAGGTCATCGCCGTACTGTGCCTCGGTGGCATCGGCGTGGTCTACCTCGTCCGCGGACGCCGCCTCGTCACCGGGCCGGACTACGAGTACACGCCGTGGTTGTTCGTCACGACCATGATGGCTCTTCTGGTGGGCGCCGTCTTCGCCGCGGGCAATTCGAGTTTCATCCTGTTCTTGGTCTGCCCGCTGCTCTACATGACGTTGCCGACGAAGACCGCGTCGATCCTCACCACGGCGGCGGTGCTGCTGACCCCGTTGTCCTTGCTCGTCCGGGGCGGGATCGACGAACAGCCGGTCTTGCTGCCGATGACGGCGATCCTGGTCATCTTCAGCCTCCTGGCCGGCCGCTACACCACGCAGATCATCGAACAGAGCAAGGCCCGGGCCGTGCTGATCGAAAAACTGGAAGCCAGTCAGGCGGAGGTTTCCCGGCTCTCCCGAGAGGCGGGCACGGCCGCCGAACGCGAGCGGATGGCCCGCGAGATCCACGACACGCTCGCGCAGGGCTTCACCAGCATCGTCACGCTCACCCAAGCCATCGAGTCCGAAATGGACACCGATCCGAAAGCGGCCCGGCGCCACCTGGAACTGGCGGCGCGGACGGCGCGGGAGAACCTGACCGAGGCGCGGGCGATGGTCGCGGCGCAGGGGCCGTCCGCGCTCGCCTCCGACTCCCTGGAGGAGGCCCTGCGGCGGCAGGTCGAACGGCTGACCGAAGAAGCGGGCATCGAGGCGGCGATCGAGATCGACGGCCCGCTGCCCGCGCTGCCGATGGCCACCGAGGTCGTCCTGCTGCGAGGGGCGCAGGAGGCACTCAGCAACATCCGCAAACACTCCCGCGCCACCAGGGTTTCCCTCCGGCTGTCCGTTGTGGAGGGAAGAGTCCGGCTCGGCGTGACCGACGACGGCGCGGGGTTCGACCCCGCCGAACCCACCGGCGGCTTCGGCCTGGCGGGGATGCGGGCACGGGCCGACCAGGTCGGTGGCATCGTGGCATTGAAGAGCGAACCCGGTGCGGGGACGACGCTGGAACTGGAGGTGCCCGCGTGA
- a CDS encoding response regulator produces MITIMLVDDHPVVREGLRGMLEAEPDLSVIGEAGSGDEAVALSRVKQPDVILMDLRMPGLDGVGATRKILADRPGQRVVVLTTYETDADILRAVEAGASGYLLKDASRTELAGAIRAASRGETVLAPSVAGKLVNRVRNPTASPLSAREIEVLRLVAQGNTNADIGRALHISEATVKTHLLRVFGKLDVSDRTAAVTTAMRLGLLG; encoded by the coding sequence GTGATCACGATCATGCTGGTCGACGATCACCCCGTGGTACGGGAAGGCCTGCGCGGCATGCTGGAGGCCGAGCCGGATCTGAGCGTCATCGGGGAGGCGGGTTCCGGCGACGAGGCCGTCGCGCTGAGCCGGGTCAAGCAGCCGGACGTGATCCTGATGGATCTGCGGATGCCCGGTCTCGACGGCGTCGGCGCGACCCGGAAGATCCTCGCCGACCGGCCGGGGCAGCGAGTCGTCGTGCTCACCACCTACGAGACGGACGCGGACATCCTGCGCGCCGTCGAAGCGGGCGCCTCCGGCTACCTGTTGAAAGACGCTTCACGCACAGAGCTGGCCGGAGCGATCCGAGCGGCGTCACGCGGCGAGACGGTCTTGGCGCCTTCGGTCGCCGGGAAGCTGGTGAACCGGGTGCGCAACCCGACGGCGTCGCCGCTGTCGGCGCGAGAGATCGAGGTGCTGCGGCTGGTGGCGCAGGGGAACACGAACGCCGACATCGGGCGGGCGCTCCACATCAGCGAGGCGACCGTCAAGACGCACCTGCTGCGCGTGTTCGGCAAACTGGACGTTTCGGACCGGACGGCCGCCGTGACCACCGCTATGCGGCTGGGCCTGCTCGGGTAG
- a CDS encoding serine hydrolase domain-containing protein yields the protein MLATTESALLRRLAHEQSSCRAPSLVAAVVRDGEIAWSGARGRVNGETPDDDTQYRLGSITKTLVATAVLRLRDEGKLDLNDPLEKHLPGTAFGSATIAQLLSHTSGLTAESPGSWWERTVGADWAALVESLKDGATRLRPGSRFHYSNVGYGVLGELVSRHRGQSWLDVVRAEILGPLGMTRTSPHPEGAHASGFAVHPFADVLMPEPSPDAGAMAPAGQLWSTVTDLARWTAFLGGNTGGVLSEETVAEMREMVTVDDGDTWTTGFGLGIMLVRTQGRRLAGHTGSMPGFLACSLIDANAGIGALVLTNSTAGVGITQLCLDLITLTETHEPSLPAEWQPSTVDPKLLELTGLWHWGPTPYHLRLLPDGLFSLAPTDGPGRASRFAPLGDDTWIGLDAYYAGETLRVGRDAAGKPNHLDLATFIFSRTPFDPAAPIPGGVDPDGWR from the coding sequence ATGCTTGCCACGACCGAATCGGCGCTGCTTCGCCGCCTCGCGCACGAGCAATCCTCGTGCCGCGCCCCGTCCCTCGTCGCCGCTGTCGTCCGCGATGGTGAAATCGCCTGGTCAGGGGCGCGTGGCCGCGTCAATGGCGAGACACCGGACGACGACACGCAGTACCGGCTCGGCTCGATCACCAAGACCCTCGTCGCGACCGCCGTCCTGCGCCTGCGCGACGAAGGCAAGCTCGACCTCAACGACCCGCTCGAAAAGCACCTGCCGGGCACCGCGTTCGGCTCGGCCACCATCGCTCAGCTGCTCTCGCACACCTCCGGCCTGACCGCGGAATCGCCCGGTTCCTGGTGGGAGCGCACGGTGGGCGCCGACTGGGCCGCCCTCGTCGAAAGCCTCAAGGACGGCGCGACGCGGCTGCGGCCGGGCAGCCGGTTCCACTACAGCAACGTCGGTTACGGCGTGCTCGGCGAGCTGGTCTCCCGCCACCGCGGGCAGTCGTGGCTGGACGTCGTCCGCGCCGAGATCCTCGGCCCGCTCGGCATGACCCGGACCTCGCCGCATCCGGAAGGCGCGCACGCGAGCGGCTTCGCCGTGCACCCCTTCGCCGACGTCCTCATGCCGGAGCCGTCGCCGGACGCGGGCGCGATGGCGCCCGCCGGGCAGCTGTGGTCGACGGTCACCGACCTCGCCCGCTGGACGGCGTTCCTCGGCGGCAACACCGGCGGTGTGCTGAGCGAAGAGACCGTCGCCGAGATGCGCGAAATGGTCACCGTGGACGACGGCGACACCTGGACCACCGGCTTCGGCCTCGGGATCATGCTGGTCCGCACGCAGGGCAGGCGGCTGGCCGGGCACACCGGGTCGATGCCGGGCTTCCTCGCCTGCTCCCTGATCGACGCGAACGCCGGCATCGGCGCGCTGGTGCTGACGAACTCGACGGCGGGCGTCGGCATCACGCAGCTGTGCCTCGACCTGATCACGCTGACCGAGACCCACGAACCGTCGCTGCCCGCGGAATGGCAGCCGTCCACTGTGGACCCGAAGCTGCTGGAGCTGACCGGGTTGTGGCACTGGGGCCCGACGCCGTACCACCTGCGGCTGCTCCCGGACGGCCTGTTCTCCCTCGCGCCGACCGACGGCCCCGGCCGCGCGTCGCGGTTCGCGCCGCTCGGTGACGACACCTGGATCGGCCTCGACGCGTACTACGCGGGCGAGACGCTGCGGGTCGGCCGGGACGCTGCGGGCAAGCCGAACCACCTCGACCTCGCGACGTTCATCTTCTCGCGGACGCCGTTCGACCCGGCCGCGCCCATCCCGGGCGGTGTCGACCCCGACGGCTGGCGCTGA
- the serC gene encoding phosphoserine transaminase yields the protein MTDAPELTLPADLKPADGRFGCGPSKVRDEQLANLAKSGATYLGTSHRQKPVKSLVGRVRAGLSELFSLPEGYEVVLGNGGTTAFWDAAAFGLVRERSQHFTYGEFSSKFATVTKGAPFLADPIVVKSDPGTAPEIAYQSGADLVGWAHNETSTGVAVPVRRPEGSEGALVAIDATSGAGGLPVKAEDFDVYYFAPQKSFAADGGLWIALASPAAVERIGEIGASDRWIPEFLSLTTALDNSRKDQTYNTPAVSTLFLLADQIEWMNSNGGLEWTTARTLDSSTRLYEWAEKTSYTTPFVSDPSLRSQVVGTIDFADEVDAAAVAKVLRANGIVDTEPYRKLGRNQLRVGLFPAIDPDDITKLTQSIEYVVERLG from the coding sequence ATGACCGACGCACCTGAGTTGACCCTCCCCGCGGACCTGAAGCCTGCCGATGGCCGCTTCGGCTGCGGACCGTCCAAGGTCCGTGACGAGCAGCTCGCCAACCTGGCGAAATCCGGTGCCACCTACCTCGGCACCTCGCACCGCCAGAAGCCGGTGAAGTCCCTCGTCGGCCGCGTGCGTGCGGGTCTGTCCGAATTGTTCTCCCTGCCCGAAGGCTACGAAGTGGTCCTCGGCAACGGCGGGACGACCGCATTCTGGGACGCCGCCGCGTTCGGCCTCGTGCGGGAACGTTCGCAGCACTTCACCTACGGCGAGTTCTCCTCGAAGTTCGCCACGGTGACCAAGGGCGCGCCGTTCCTCGCCGACCCGATCGTCGTCAAGTCCGACCCGGGCACCGCGCCCGAGATCGCCTACCAGTCCGGTGCCGACCTGGTCGGCTGGGCGCACAACGAGACCTCGACCGGTGTCGCCGTGCCGGTCCGCCGCCCCGAAGGCAGTGAAGGCGCTCTCGTCGCCATCGACGCCACCTCCGGCGCGGGCGGCCTGCCGGTCAAGGCCGAAGACTTCGACGTCTACTACTTCGCGCCCCAGAAGTCCTTCGCCGCCGACGGTGGCCTCTGGATCGCGCTGGCCTCGCCCGCCGCGGTCGAGCGCATCGGCGAGATCGGCGCGAGCGACCGCTGGATCCCCGAGTTCCTGTCGCTGACCACCGCGCTCGACAACTCCCGCAAGGACCAGACGTACAACACCCCGGCGGTGTCGACGCTGTTCCTGCTGGCCGACCAGATCGAGTGGATGAACTCCAACGGCGGTCTCGAGTGGACCACCGCGCGCACCCTCGACTCGTCGACCCGGCTGTACGAATGGGCCGAGAAGACCTCGTACACGACGCCGTTCGTCAGCGACCCGTCGCTGCGCTCGCAGGTCGTCGGCACCATCGACTTCGCCGACGAGGTGGACGCCGCCGCGGTGGCGAAGGTGCTGCGCGCCAACGGGATCGTCGACACCGAGCCGTACCGGAAGCTGGGCCGCAACCAGCTGCGCGTCGGCCTGTTCCCGGCCATCGACCCGGACGACATCACGAAGCTGACCCAGAGCATCGAGTACGTCGTCGAGCGCCTGGGCTGA
- a CDS encoding glycosyltransferase 87 family protein, which translates to MLVGLSGRKLAGALIALEVVVVAVLFTLKVFDGQDLEVYIGGARLLLDAGDPYGTWVQTHGGWLPFTYTPFAAAVFLPGTLISAALATRLVGLASIIAGGIVVYLFVATLNGSLTDRSAVRGRAIAVLAAIGAQAAGGVMEPVRSTLGFGQINTLLMLMVVLDALLPGRARTKGLLIGVAAAIKLTPAFFILFFLFRKDFRSAARVVAGFLGAGALMWLAAPGASAKFWTNILFDTSRIGDSGYVGNQSLRGMLARFGLGSAESVVWVAAAVVVVALTGFVIVRLAEPVFALTACAIGGLLVSPVSWTHHWIWCVPILALLVWMRSIVSYALAVVTVALFVVAPMWLAPRPAGSFGWWLATESFVLYGLLLLVLAAIFPKYVKASFPTLKVGKEAFTES; encoded by the coding sequence GTGCTGGTGGGATTGTCGGGGCGGAAACTCGCGGGGGCGCTGATCGCGCTCGAAGTCGTCGTGGTCGCCGTGCTGTTCACCCTCAAGGTGTTCGACGGCCAGGACCTCGAGGTCTACATCGGCGGCGCGCGGCTGCTCCTCGACGCGGGCGACCCGTACGGCACCTGGGTGCAGACGCACGGGGGCTGGCTGCCCTTCACCTACACACCGTTCGCCGCGGCGGTGTTCCTGCCCGGCACCCTGATTTCCGCCGCGCTCGCCACGAGACTGGTCGGGCTCGCGTCGATCATCGCGGGCGGGATCGTCGTCTACCTCTTCGTCGCGACGCTCAACGGTTCGCTCACCGACCGATCCGCGGTGCGGGGCCGCGCCATCGCCGTGCTGGCGGCGATCGGGGCGCAGGCGGCGGGCGGTGTCATGGAGCCTGTCCGTTCGACGCTGGGCTTCGGCCAGATCAACACCCTGCTGATGCTGATGGTCGTTCTCGACGCCCTGCTCCCGGGACGCGCCCGCACGAAGGGGCTGCTGATCGGCGTCGCCGCGGCGATCAAGCTCACCCCGGCCTTCTTCATCCTGTTCTTCTTGTTCCGCAAGGACTTCCGCTCCGCGGCGCGGGTCGTGGCCGGTTTCCTCGGCGCGGGCGCGCTGATGTGGCTGGCCGCGCCCGGCGCGTCGGCGAAGTTCTGGACGAACATCCTCTTCGACACCAGCCGCATCGGCGACAGCGGTTACGTCGGCAACCAGTCGTTGCGCGGGATGCTCGCGCGGTTCGGGCTCGGATCGGCGGAGTCCGTCGTCTGGGTGGCGGCCGCGGTCGTGGTGGTCGCGCTGACCGGGTTCGTGATCGTGCGCCTCGCGGAACCGGTGTTCGCGCTGACCGCCTGCGCGATCGGCGGGCTGCTGGTCTCGCCGGTGTCCTGGACGCATCACTGGATCTGGTGCGTCCCGATCCTCGCGCTGCTCGTCTGGATGCGATCGATCGTTTCGTACGCGCTCGCGGTGGTGACGGTGGCGCTGTTCGTCGTCGCGCCGATGTGGCTGGCGCCGCGGCCCGCCGGGAGCTTCGGCTGGTGGCTGGCGACGGAATCCTTTGTGCTGTACGGCCTTCTGCTGCTGGTGCTGGCCGCGATCTTCCCCAAATACGTGAAGGCCTCCTTCCCTACGCTCAAGGTAGGGAAGGAGGCCTTCACGGAAAGCTAG
- a CDS encoding ABC transporter permease, whose translation MSAPVLDKVPTPNPARLGPRDVLTLGAHGMRTRPMRAVLSALGIGIGIAAMVAVLAIPASGAKALQDQLSALGTNLLSAGPGKTMFGGDATLPDSAVPMAKRIAPVTAASATGSTGGSVRRTDKIPKDETSGLGVYAATPDLLDVIGGAVRTGQFLRDATRDYPVAVLGSVAAARLGIDRIDPAKPPQVFIGGQWFTVGGILGPTPLAPEIERSALVGWDVAKRLLGFEGHPSTVYVRAKDSQVENVRSVLAQTMNPEAPNEVEVRRPSEALEAQKLTENTYSALFLGLGGVALLVGGVGVANTMVISVLERRREIGLRRALGATKRQVRGQFLAESVLLSGLGGIAGVLVGVLVTSGYALSQGWPAVLPVGALLGGVGVSALVGAVAGAYPAMRAARLPPTQALA comes from the coding sequence GTGAGCGCACCCGTCCTCGACAAGGTGCCGACGCCGAATCCGGCCCGGCTCGGCCCGCGTGACGTGCTGACCCTCGGCGCGCACGGGATGCGGACGCGGCCGATGCGCGCGGTGCTGTCCGCGCTCGGCATCGGGATCGGGATCGCCGCGATGGTGGCGGTGCTCGCGATCCCGGCGTCGGGCGCGAAGGCGTTGCAAGATCAGCTGTCCGCGCTCGGCACCAACCTGCTCTCGGCGGGGCCGGGCAAGACGATGTTCGGCGGCGACGCGACCCTGCCGGACAGCGCGGTGCCGATGGCGAAGCGGATCGCCCCGGTCACGGCGGCGTCCGCGACCGGGAGCACCGGCGGGTCCGTGCGGCGCACGGACAAGATCCCCAAGGACGAGACGTCCGGCCTCGGCGTCTACGCGGCGACGCCGGATCTTCTCGACGTCATCGGCGGGGCCGTCCGCACCGGGCAGTTCCTCCGTGACGCGACCCGTGACTACCCGGTCGCCGTGCTGGGTTCGGTCGCGGCCGCGCGGCTCGGGATCGACCGCATCGACCCGGCCAAACCGCCGCAGGTGTTCATCGGCGGGCAGTGGTTCACCGTGGGCGGGATTCTCGGGCCGACGCCGCTGGCGCCCGAGATCGAGCGCTCGGCGCTGGTCGGCTGGGATGTCGCGAAGCGGCTCCTCGGCTTCGAGGGGCATCCGAGCACGGTGTACGTCCGGGCGAAGGACTCGCAGGTCGAGAACGTCCGCTCGGTGCTCGCGCAGACGATGAACCCGGAGGCGCCGAACGAGGTCGAGGTGCGACGTCCGTCGGAGGCGTTGGAGGCGCAGAAGCTGACCGAGAACACCTACAGCGCCCTGTTCCTCGGGCTCGGCGGGGTGGCGTTGCTGGTCGGTGGTGTCGGGGTGGCGAACACGATGGTGATCTCGGTGCTGGAGCGGCGCCGGGAGATCGGCCTCCGCCGCGCGCTCGGCGCGACGAAACGGCAGGTGAGAGGCCAGTTCTTGGCCGAGTCGGTGCTGTTGTCCGGGCTCGGCGGGATCGCCGGGGTGCTGGTCGGCGTGCTCGTGACGTCCGGGTACGCGCTGAGCCAGGGCTGGCCGGCGGTGCTGCCCGTCGGCGCCCTGCTCGGCGGGGTCGGGGTCTCGGCACTGGTCGGCGCCGTCGCCGGTGCCTATCCGGCGATGCGCGCGGCCAGGCTCCCGCCGACCCAGGCCCTCGCCTGA